Genomic segment of Rattus norvegicus strain BN/NHsdMcwi chromosome 7, GRCr8, whole genome shotgun sequence:
CTGGCTATAAAGCTCATGATATCAGTCTGATACTCTGAAGTTCCAGTGTCAGAGAGAAGCAGCCCTTAACCTGGGCGCTGTTAGATCTCAAAACAGTCTATGAGACCCCACCTCCCCAACTGCACAGAAACGAACTCATTTTCCGGCTTCCAATAGCCAAGGCTGTACTAGGTGTTAGCATACCTGCACTTAAGGGTGTAGATGTTGCCCACAAACTTGACCAGTGACGTTTGGGGGGGCCGAGGCACCAGGGAGGGGACTGGCCGGACTCGGGGTGGGGGTTGCCGCACTTCTTCCAGCTTCTGTTGCAGGTCATTGGCTTCCTCACCACCCCGAGCTGCAGAGGCATCTGAGGGGCGGGCTTGTCTGCGTTCAAACTCTAATGGACAGAGTGACAGGTGACATAAAGGGAGGGCTAGGGCCCTGGAGACACCCCTGCTTTCAGTGAGCACAAAGGAGCAGAGGCTGTTAGGACTTAAGACTGGGTACCGCATGCTCTGATAGAATGGCACAGATAGAGGAAGAGGATTAAGCAACTGAGATGTGGTGGTTGGCTAAGGTCTAGAAGGTCTCTACTGCCCTTCCAACCCTCCTCTACCAGCACTCACTGTTGATATTTTGCCGCTGATGCTCCTCTGACTTCACGGTCCCAGGTGGGCTGGTTGCCAGAGGCCGTTCACCACTGTCAGCTGCCCTGCCAGCTTCAGGCCCTGGTTCGTCCCCAGCACTTCGGCCAACCAGGGACAGGCCCCCAGGTGCCAGCCCCAGGGGTGGCCGCTTATCACTGTCACGGCCATGGCCAGCACTGCGGAACTTCTTGGTAAAGGGGCGGCCACCCTGGATGTAGCTTCGGTAGGCACCCACTTTCTGAGGCCGGTGTTTGATCCACTCGCTCAGGGTCTCGATGGGAGAGCCGTTGACACACCACTCCGTCACACCGAACTGCCGCAGATGTGCCCTCGCATGGCTGGCTAGGGCTTTGCGGTTTTCAAAGTAAAGGCCACAGAGCTCACAGCAGGCCTCGGTGGCTACAGACAGAGGAGGTTGCTATTCTAAGAGTGCAGGAATACCCAGGTGGCCTAAGCAAGGTCGGAGCTAATCCCACCTCCCACAGGGACCTTGCCTCAGGGACCCTGCTTTCCCTGACAAATGCCATCCCAAGACCCTACCACCCACTGCTTACAGGAGTGGGAGGTCTTCTCATGGAGAGTCTTTGCCTTGAAGGGCAGTTCAGTCTGGATGTAGGTCTTGGCCTTGACCTCTGCTGGGAGGAATCGGTCCTCCTGGAGGGGCCGCTTGGTTGCCACTGGGCCCAGGTAGCTCGTAGCTGAGGGCTTGGACCCTGTGATGGGTGACAGGCTGAGCTCCCGGGGAACCTGGGTTGGcccagctcctggttttcctGGCCGGGTAGCCAGGGGTGACAGAGGCAGTGGGGAATGCATAACCCCAGGAGCTGCTGTAGGAGAGCCATCTTCGGTGAGGGCAggagccaggtctccagctggAGGCTCTTTTTTGATGAGGCACAGCTTGGACTTCTTCTTCAGGATCTCCCGAAGTGTGTCGATGGGGGAGCCATTGACAGACCACTCAGTCACACCCATCTGGCGCAGGTGGGAGCGTGCATGGCTGGATAGGCCCTTTCGGTTCTCGAAGAACTCACCACAGAACTCGCACCGGATATCACGAACTGGCTCTGCCCGAGAGGCTGCAAGGAgtcagagggggagggaggaaggagaaaggaggcatTGTCTATGGGCAGGAAGCAGCCTCCAAGCTCAAGACCCAAGTCGGTGCCAGACTTCTGGATGTCCCTATTCGTGTGGCCCCTCCCTCCAGACTCCAATGAACTCCACCTGGGCCTTCAGAGGCACACCTTATCTTATCCATCCAGCTCTTCTGTGTCTTGTTACCTCTAATTCTAGCTGGCCTTACAAGGTCTCCCTGAGTAAGGCTGAGCAAGCTacttctctctgagcctcagtttccttctctgcAAGATGGGGATGAAAACCAGTCTCTCCCAACGTTGCTGAGAAGGTATAAAATCAGAAGGGTTCAGAGCATGTGGCAGGGAGCTGTCAtgtgagctctgaggggaagccGTGGCCATGCTGGCCTGCTTGGAGTATAGCAAACAATCAGTCAAGAATGAGCATAGTGTGAGAGCGCCAGGGACGCAGGCAACACTGACGTGATAGCAACTATGCTACATGAGGAGCTTTTGTGACCAGGCACCAGGGTAAGGGCTTCATCACACTTAATCCTCAAGAAActgtacagacacagacatgggACTATGCTGAGCTCCATCCTCCAAATGAGACTTGCCCAACTCACTCACTACTTACTACATTATGGAGAACAGAGATCTTGAGTCAAATGTCAAACATTCAACTACCAGAAATGTTAGACATAGTTCAAACATTTGAATGCCATCCCTCTATTCCTTCAGTGGCAGACATCACTAGTGGATCCTTGCAGCTAATCCTCCTAGGGATCTGGTTGGCAGCCACTACTAATTGGCAAAAGAGggcatataaatataattatatgagTCTGCTACTTCTGCATGAATAACAGAGAAACAAGCTGTCACTTGGGTACAGGAGTCTAAACAGCAAGTCAGTCCTGTGTTCTCTGGACTTGTTTATCTTCCATTTAAGTCCTGTGATCTATGGATGCTGCTAAAAGGGTACAAGGAGCAGCACCAGCTAACTGTTCTACGAAGCCTGCACAGGGTCACTTACACAAGTTCAAGGGTGCCATATCTTCTCGAGGCGCACCCCAGGGACCCTCAGATGGGTGTGGCTCCCCATGAAGGGCCCCTGGCAGCATCTCCCTCTTGATCTCCACTCTCATATGTTCAGGCTTCAGTTTCTTGGGCAGGGAGGGTGTAGCAAGGCCTGAGAACATCTTCCGGGCcgtgggaggaggagaagcagtcGGGGAGTGGcccagaggactgcctggtggTAGTGGCAACTTCTTGGCCAGAGGTGAGATGTGAAGATCAGAGGGACTTCGTGCTTCTAGTGAGCTGCCAGGACCTGCACTGCCCACCATCTTGGCCAGGGCTTTTGGACTAGGACCTGGTGGGTGGAGGTGTCCACCTGGCCTGGATTGGGTCCGTCTCTTCAGGATTTCCCGCAGTGTGTCGATGGGCGAGCCATTCACATACCACTCAGTCACACCCATCTGGCGCAGGTGGGAGCGCGCATGGCTAGACAGGCCCTTTCTGTTCTCAAAGAACTCACCACAGAACTCGCACCGGATATCTCTGGTTGGCTCTGGGCCTGAAGCTGCAGCAGGGAGAAAAAAGGTCAGTTATAATTATGGACATCATCTGGGCCGTCACCTGTTGGAGTATCCTGGCCAGCTAGGTATAGGCAGCAATGTGTCCATAAGCTAGGGTGGCAGTGGATGGCAGCTACAAGTGAGGGAGCTGAGGGGTGGGGACAGACAATGGGCACAGAGAGGCGAGGTGCAGGAGAGGCTCTGGAGAGCTGAAAGGAcccctgtcttggcagagagcAGTACTAATACTCCACAGCTTTGTGGATCCCAGCGAGAACAGGGGAGGAGACAGGACTAAGCCAGCCTAGGTGCCACATACTGTCTAGACCCAGGACACCTTCCACACCAAAAGGCAGGACCTTCCCCTTGGCCTTCACTCTCAGGCAGGGTCAAAGGCCAAGAGAGCGGTACCAGCAGCCCACTGCCAACAAAGTCTCTGGGTTGAGCCAACCCACTGCCAAGGGCCCCTGTCTACTCCCTACTACAAcagggagggagtagggaggggGCCATGACCCCACAGGGAGGGGCTCCAGGGCCCACAGGGAGGAAGGGCAGCTCAAGTGAGAACCTACAGAGGTTGAGAGGAGATGGCTCCACATCAGAGGCCCAGAAAATGCCGGCGGCCGAGAGATCCTGCTTCCCCCAGGGACTGGCCATACCCGAGGCCTTCAGCTTGGCCTTCTTGGCCGGCGGTGGGGGAGGGAGCAAGGAGAGGGCTGTGGAGGTGGAAGGAGGCCGCCCCAGCTGGGCCAGGGCTCCCCGCCCGGGTGGGAGGCGGATCTGGATGCCGTCCCTCCTGATGAGCCCGTGGAGCACGTCTATGGGGGATCCCTTGGCATCCGGGTCGCTGATGCCCAGGTGGCGCAGGTGGGCACGGGCGTGGCTGGACAGGCCCTTGCGGGTCTCAAACCAGGCACCACACAGCTGGCAGTCCAGCTCTCTGCCCCCGTCACTATCTAAAGCTGCGGAGACAAAACACAGGGGGAGGGGGTTCACGGCCGCTACCTTGGTCGGCCCTAGGGGATGAAGGCAGGAGGGTCTGCTGTGATTTTCAGCTGCCCAGGTGGTTAGGGATCCAAGTTTCATGCTTCTGAcaggttttgtgttttttcttggTAGGTTTCAGGTGGCAGGGCAGCTAATTCCTTGCCTAGCCCACTGGCATCGAGTAAAGATGGGAAGCTTAAGGATGTACTTGTGTCAAGTCCTAGCGCTCACAGGCCCTCTTCCTGGGACTTCTGCTACAGGAACTACAGGGGAGGACAGAAGGTGAAGAGCAGGGGACCACACGACTACCAAGGACCCTAACCCTGAACCCACAGCAGACTCAACTGGTGCCAGGAAACACAGGTATCTTCAGACTCTAATTCCTGCCCACAAGTAGGAAAGCATAACGGATATCTCTAGAAACCTGACTGCTGAACCTGGAGGGTCTCTTTCTACTTTTGGGCACAAACAGGGAGATGCCTCAGCATAAATGGCTAAGAGACATGAAAAAAGGAGCCAATGTAAGGAATCTGGTAGACTGCCTACTCATGTACCTGTATGGGCCACGATATCCCAGACTCCCACTGGGAAAGCCAGGTCCACAGGCACCCTTTTACTTTTACCACCCCCACCATCAGTCCAGAGAAGGACAAGAGTTCTTCTCAAGTGGCAAGTAGGCCCCTGCAGGCTCAGATCTGTAGCCGACTTCCAGGGGAAGATCACCAGAATAGGGGAAAATGACCATCACAGGACAGCCCAATAGGAGACAATGAGCGCCTCAACTAGCACTGACCTGGATGACCCAGGATCTGGAAACTGCCGGTCTCAGTTCCTATCCTGGGTCCTCCTCATCTGAGGACCACATAACATCCCAGCACCCCCCTCAGCTCCCAGTACCCAAACTCACTGAGATTCAGCGGCCCCTCATCCTCAGACTGGGGCCATTGAGCCTTTGGGGAAGTTGGCCGGGGACTCAGGGACAGCTGGGGGCTCTTGTCCTCAGGATTCTTGGGTGTAGGGGATCCTGCCAGAGTCAGTGGGGCCTTCTTGAGGAGTGGAGAGCTGGATGGGTGGGTCAGGCCCTTGGCTGAGAAGCCAGGAGGTGATTTGATGGCTTTGTTGACAGCAGGGGCATCCATAGGTTTGGCCAGGGTGAGTAGGCCAGGCCTGGCAGCCCCAGCAACGAACTCCTTTGGTGAGTTGGACTTCTTGGTCAGGTTAGGGGGCAGCCCAAGGGGAGCGTCAGGCAGGCCCTTCTGTTTCACCAGCTCGTAGAGGAGGTCGATGGGAGCACCACTGCTTTCTGACTCTGCGACCCCAAGCTGCCGCAGATGTGAACGTGCGTGGCTGGACAGGCCCTTTCGTGTCTCAAAGCAGGCACCGCAGACCTCACAGGTGGTCAGGCTCTGGGCTGGAGGATGAGACGGAGGCTAGGATGGAAGGCTATGAGGCCTTTCGGGTACAGCTAACCCATTCTCCTCCCGTTACCCAGGTGCGAAGTAAGTGTTTGGTTGTTGCCAAATCCCTCTGATCCTGACAACCATTCTAATTTGGTGGAGgttagtgtttctggtttgaagtaaggaaactgaggctcagagaagagAATATTTGTGCCCAAGGGCACACAATAGGAGGCTACACTCTCTGTGGTCCAGCCAGTGGGGATGCCTTTCTGACCCACAACATACCAGGGTGCCCTGACAATGTTTACACACATTCGTGTCGTGTGCATACAGATAGATCACACAGAGCTAATGCCCTGACAATGTTTACACACATTCGTGTCGTGTGCATACAGATAGATCACACAGAGCTAATGCCCTGACAATGTTTACACACATTCGTGTCGTGTGCATACAGATAGATCACACAGAGCTAATGCCTAACCTACTCTCTCTGCAACTAACTTCAAGTGCTACGTCACAAGAGGTCTTAGTAACAGTCCTGGTCCAGTCCCCATCTACTTCTTGGCCTTCCCGCCTGACTTCAATGATGCAAAGGTGGGTTGGTTTTGCCCTTCTTATTATACTTAGGAAGTAGCATTATGCTCAAGAATTTTGTGGTCTACGGAAAACAAATATGAAACACACGAAAGCTCAAAACAAGTAAGGTTGGTGCATCCCTAAGTTTGCGGCCTCTTGTCCACCGTATCACTGGATATTCCTTCCTCATCCAGTAAGGCAGTAGCTGAGGGACACGCGTACGGCCAAAGCTACAGAAACTCAGTGTAGAAGACAGTGAGTAGTATCTCCTTGCTGCCTCAAAGAACGATAAGGAAAACGAGTGCCAACCCATGCTAATCCAAAAGGCGCTTCTGTGACGGTGACTATCCTGGCCACTCACCCTTGAGGTCTGGCAGCTCCTGTTTGCTGCCCTGAGGAACCTCTGCGGCCACTTTGCTGCTCAGCCGACTGGCCACCTGCTCCAGGGTCCCAGAGACAGGCAGGCTCTTCTTTGGGAGTAAGGAAGACCCCAAGTCCATGGCCACCATTGTATTTTCCTCAGAACACAGGCCTGTGGGGTGGAGGAGACAGGCTCAGCCCAATCATGAGTCAGGCTGTCCACCCCAAGAAGGAGACTCAAAGAATGGTACTTCTTCCTCATCCTTGGCATCTGCTCTCACTTCTGGAAGCCACTCATGGAAGTTCCATGAGAGCTGAGACTGCACCCATAAACCTTTGTGGCAGCCCAATGCAGGGACACCAAGACTGTCCAATGACAGGAAAGACAAACAGTAGTTTCAGTCCAGTAGAAGATTCACTGGTCTGAGAACACGTTGCAAATTTGAGCCGAGATTCCTCATCAGAGGGCATTTTAAGACAAAAATGCCTCTCTGTGTAGAATTTATAAGGGGGTAAAGGtgggaaaagttaaaaaaaaaaaagtcagagactAGAGTCTATAAGCCTGAGAAACAaggtagaaaaagcaagaagttgaggacagggaggggaaatcTCTACCAGACAAGGGAGCTGGAGCTTCAAAGACACTAACAAGCCCAGCAGTAAACTACTCATCACCAGCTGAACCGGCCAAGGTAAGAACCTGGACTCTGGACCAACTCGGGGACAGGAAGAGTGGGAATGTTAGAAGTTTGCACGAAGTTTCTTAAGCTTCTATTCATCGAGGATGCCTCCTCCGGTAAGAGATATGTAGAGAGAAGGACTCAAGGGTGGTTTTCTTAGTCTGAGTTTTCATTAAAAGGGGCAGGGATGGGGGATAGTAGGAGGCGATGAGGTAGAATTCTGAACAAGAGTTGAGGATGAAAGAACCGTGTGTCAGATGGACTTCGGAGACGACCAGGACAAAGCAATAGGGCAAGGGGGTTAAGGTAGGTCGCTTTGCTCAATCTGAGTCCCACAGAAGCAAGAAGACCGGACAGAAGGCTACCGAGATCATGACACAGAGTACTTTGTCAAAGTCTCCAGGTGGAAGTGGGCGCGTCTGTCAGATGGGGCAGGGCCAAAAGTGGCTTTCCAACACCGAGGGGATCGGAACCGTGACAACTGGGAGCTTCTGAGACTCCAAAAGAGGCAGGGGACTTCTGTCAGAGCCGGCGAGAGTCCCGAGGAGCGACTGCAGAGTGCTTCCGAAGCCTGGGACCCTCCAGGAGGCTGAGAGAGGCCCAGGGCCCGAGCGCCTGAGGTGGGGGGGTGCCACAGAGATCGGACGGCGGGTGTTGAGGGTGGCGACGGCACACTCCGGAGGGACGCCGACTTTCCCCTCCCCGGACCCTCCCCTCCGCCAACTCTTACCCGGAGCGGGCGCGGGCGCGGGCCCGGGCCCCGGCTCCGGCTCGGCCTTGGGCCCGTCCCGCGACGccggtggcggcggcggtgggggtggaggcggcggcggcgccgGGAGAACCACCGGTCCTGGACTCGGGGGGCCTGGCGAGGGCGCCCCCGTGGGCGCGCGCTCCCGGGCACCCCCCGCGCGCGGCCCCGCCGCCGCCTTGCTCTCCGCTTTTGTCACTCGGCACTGGGCGGTGGAGGCGGCCATCTTGGCTCCGGCGCACGCGGGGCGGCCGCCTCAGGCGAGAGCAGCGGAGCGCCGCGCGCCGCGACCTCCGAGCGTGCTCTGCTCCGCCCCTCCGGGCGCACCCAGGGCGACCTGATGAGCGCCGAGCGCCTCGAGCGAAATGCTCTGGGCGCTGAGAATTCCACTTCCGAGCTCCTAGGAGCTGCCTGGAGCTCAGGGCCAAGCTGCCATCCGCCTCTAGCAGCCGCCACACTCCAGGATATACTTATCTCTACATCTAGAAAAGGAACCCTCCAGCCACACACATTCACCTCAATATAAGCATTCAGAATCAGAATCCTGACAGTAGTGCTAGGACTTGCCTTGAgaccctgttcttttttttttttttttttaatagaaagtcTCTCTTGCCAGGTAGACAAACCTGGACCTGATCATAAGTATCCTTACAAAAGGCAAAGCTTCTAGAACAATCCCGAAAAACACTAGATTCTCCACCACAGTGATCCTATCCCAGCCCCACATAAGCCTAGTATCTATCCAGCTGTTCTCAGATAGTGTTGTCCCGCAATCCAAGAAACTTGGTCCCTCCTCTATGATTCTAGCACCGTTCACTGCTCCCGCCCCAACTTTAAACTACAACATTCCTTGACAGATAGGTGGGGCCAGAATGTAACCGGGCCCCGCCCCCAATTTGgtgccttcctcttctggctcacttggaaaaaagggaagaacctttaaaaaaagaactgcCACTCAGGACCACTGCCTCAACCTGGCCCAAATTTGGGATACCATTACTTTGATTTTAGGATCAGTTCAGGTACCCCATAAATGCCCCCCATCTCCGTATGTTCCCTGAAGAGGCCATGTTTGGGCCAGTTCCTTTTGGAGAGtgacacaactttttttttttttttttttttctagaaatagaTTGGTCATGAGTGAATCTGGCTGTTAGGTACTTGTCTCATCCTTGGAAGTGTCTGGCTCTGGTGACAGATAAGAAATGTGAGCATGATATACAGGCCTGCACTGGGACAACACAAAACAAGGGGGTGAGAACTGGAGCTTTCACGGACTACTTTCTACAGACCTAGACACCCTAAGGCTGGCTCTGCCTTCAGCCATGCCAGAGACATTACGAGCCAAATTAAGTAGGAAAGCTGAAGCCCTTGTGAGCAATCATTTACCAAAGGCAACAAGCCTCATATTCCACTCGTTTGTGTCTCTCTGATGTGGCTGCAGCCAGTCACCAACCTGTCTCGGCCCCAGTTTCTTCTTTAAGAAAGAGATggactggggttggagagatggctcagtggttaaggtcctgagttcaaatcctagcaaccacatggtggctcacaaccatttgtaataggatctgatgccctcttctggtgtgtctgaagacagcgacagtgcataaataaaaaagaaaggaagaaagaagaagatggACTGTTGACATCCTTACACTGTCCTCTGAAAACTCTCAAGTGCCTTCAGCTGGCTTACAGATGGGACGAGTCCAGTCAAGTCTAAAATACACATCTACACTCAAGCCTCGGAACTGTAGGGAGAGCAACCATAGAAGAAAGCCCAGCCCCAGGAACCTTGCATCAATCCTCCCATTTAAGATGTATTTCATTCTTCAAAGCCAAGCAGTTTGAATTTCATTCAACTATGTCCCATGGCAGAGTTCTATGTCCCCTtactacttttgtttgtttgtttgtttctttttttttcttttttttcggagctggggatcgaacccaggccttgtgcttgctagacaagcgctctaccgctgagctaaatccccaaccccactacttttgtttcttttgacagGATCTCTtcccatagccctggctgtcttagaactcactatgtagaccgcctgtctttgtctcctgagtgctggaattaaaggtgtgcactgctatGCCCAGCTGAGTTCTCTGTCATTTAAAAGTTCCCCAAAAGTCAGCTTTTTTAAGAGATCAGGTCCTTCACTTTTCCTCTAATTCTGATGTGCCTATCCCTGCAATCTAATACCAACTATTGATTCTAGATTTCCAGACACTATCAATACGATGTTCAGAAGTCCACCTCTGCCTATGTGTGGCTGGGACAAAGCAAATAATCCACAGTTTCTCTGTCTGTAAGATGATACCCAATCCCAAGGCGAGGAACACAGCTTAGTGGTGAAAACACTTGTGTAACATGCCTGAGGCCCAGGGTTCCATGCCCagcacatcaaagcaaaataaaataaacctttgccCTACaagattggtttttgttttgttttgttttgttttggcatatCTGAGATGACAGAGGTTAAAACCTTAGTACATGCAATTGCTTGAGTTATGGGAGGTGTTTGCCAAGGTTGCTGGGTAAAACTGGTTGAACCTAGAATCTATATTCTCCTCTTTTTGTAGTGAGTACTGGGAACGTCTTGCTTATGACAAGCATGTACTCCATCACTTAGCCATATCCCTAGAGTCTGGATTCTAGAGCTGTACCATCCACAACAGTAAGATAACAAGAAGCTCATATCAGCCGTATTTTAAGTGCTCAGTGGCCATGTGTACCCAGTGGTGACCCTTGAGGCCAGTACAGATTGTTAAAGACTATTACTGACATCTCACAAAGTTCTATTGGACATAGTATTCAACacaggaaatattttcagaacaaagaATTTGCTGTCCAACTACCTGGACTGCAAAGCTTATCTTGCTCTGGCTATATGATTTGGGGCAGGTAAATTAAGTTCTCTGTGCCTCAGATTCCTCCTCTGTAAAATCGGTATGATGAAAACACACACCTTAATAGTCTTGGGCAAACAACCAGAGCCAGCTTAGCTcaggcctggaatttgctatgcagcccaggctagcacTGATTGTCTTGCCCAagccttgagtgctgggattacaggcagataAAATGCTCCCAGGAAAGCAGAGTCTTTCCAACCTACCCACCATCCCTCTGGAAAGTGTAGGAGCCTGACCTGTTCCCTTCCCTTACCATCTCCGTAGACTGGCCCAGGGTCCTCAGCCCAGGTAGGTGGGAAGGGCATGGTGAGAGGTAAGCGTGGCCGTCGTGAAGTCAGGAAGCTTCCAGGAGGCCCACCAGGCTCACGGCCCAGGGGACTTGGGGGTAACTCAGCTGCTGAGGTGGCCAACAGCTCCTGCAGGATGTTGATGGGTGAGATGGTAAGCTCCCAGTTGGTGATGCCAAAGTCACGAAGGTGGGCCCGGGCATGACTGGAGAGGCCAGCCCGGGTATCAAAACCAGCCCCACAGAAGTCACATCTCATCAGGCTAAAGGTGCCCGGGTCGAAGTTAGCCACTGCAGAAAGAAGACACACACTTCCTGGGTTGGGGTAGTGGTCAGGGGAGCCACTCTCCACCCTAACTCTACCCCCTTCCCAGGACATCTCCTGCTCTAGCAATCACCCCCGGATTGCCTGACTtcctttctgttgttgatgcttctGTCTGATCAGAGACTCTCAGCTTGTCCCCCCTCTCCAAACCAGACACTCCAGAAAGCTTGACTTCCCCGACTCCCACATGCACAACAGGCAGCATTAGGAACATCATCTAGAACCGGCTTCTCTGACTGGCAATATGAGAGTATTAGATAGACGCCCTCTCCTTGCCTATTTTTTCCTGGCATTTTTCCCATATTATAAATTAAGTGTAGTTTATATGAAGAAATGGACAAAGAGAGAATGGGATACTCATATCTGGGAGCCTTCTCTGAACACTCAAAAGTTACAGTTTCCTCTCTCAGATTCGGAGCCCTGGTCACTTGGTGCTAGAACTGCCTAGTTTTCTGGCTGTCTACCACTTATCTGCACACTGTAgcatatctctctctcctctctcttcctccccacacctccaTGCACTCTTATTCATTCAAACATCATGTTAACTCCTTCCCCAAGTGGGCTGTGAACTACCCAGTATCAGAACTACCCAGTGTGCTCTAACTAGAGGTAGACCTCGGGGATCAGAAACTCTGCCTGGAAATCTTCACACTGCATAGATGGCCCCAGGCTCTGATGCCCACCAGGAGTCCTGTTACTTTGCTTGTCGTCTAGCTCACTGCTGGCCTTTTCAGGGTCCAGAACAGAGATGACCCAGTTCAACACACATTTATTGCATGAGAGAATCAAATGGAATTATCTGTCTGTGGCTGATTGCTGTGCTCAAACTCCTCTCTCCAGCTGCCATTGTGACCAGGGCACTGAGACACCTGCACATCCACCAACATTTAGTGG
This window contains:
- the Wiz gene encoding protein Wiz isoform X2 — its product is MAEVAFLMGSPILASAKPSPVPPPPPIGSAAGECHAGPDLSYWDGDSLDFQPGSPPPHLLGPFPASFDVQGSWEHPMVQEAREGTPSEQRFKDSVIVRTMKPYAKLKGSRKFLHHQGELKFLEKYFPSHHKFDWLQDTDEQGLLKDTGLHLDLPAQPPNVTSFRRVIVPVDDTPKTLDTEVMGTREDLEDFGEVAQPSEWGLHTSASEVATQTWTVNSEASVERLHPLLSPVQTEPYLCELLQEAAGGVDSHEEEEEEPAVFPCIECSIYFKHKEHLLEHMSQHRRAPGQEPPADLAPLACSECGWAFTEPTALEQHWQLHQASREKIIEEIQKLKQFPDDEGREARLQCPKCVFGTNSSRAFMQHAKLHVRESLPSRQAKEPFRGGSPVLDVSTLVYPSYGDSSGLNTCVHCGFTAPSKSLLREHMRLVHAQAHWEEDGEAFEDLTGQPGTSQDAYTHLPDTATMDCFSKSEPLLASVWQDNPSGYDPGLAFGPEYQQPGMRDFPLLNSGERSLGKLAFPSSPVPSASYSIQLSRDKSTVHLQRMEDKSPPWSGEEEDEDGVLTPEMDCTPENGAFPPPAIPSLIPQPALELKQTFRDALQAVSASETQQWQLRRMVPIVLMAKLRPQVIAAAARASPRLPPEELELRSTHPLDFLLLDTPLGSSLGLDTFLEGEPAMALKHEERKCPYCPDRFHNGIGLANHVRGHLNRVGVSYNVRHFISAEEVKAIERRFSFQKKKKKVANFDPGTFSLMRCDFCGAGFDTRAGLSSHARAHLRDFGITNWELTISPINILQELLATSAAELPPSPLGREPGGPPGSFLTSRRPRLPLTMPFPPTWAEDPGPVYGDGLCSEENTMVAMDLGSSLLPKKSLPVSGTLEQVASRLSSKVAAEVPQGSKQELPDLKAQSLTTCEVCGACFETRKGLSSHARSHLRQLGVAESESSGAPIDLLYELVKQKGLPDAPLGLPPNLTKKSNSPKEFVAGAARPGLLTLAKPMDAPAVNKAIKSPPGFSAKGLTHPSSSPLLKKAPLTLAGSPTPKNPEDKSPQLSLSPRPTSPKAQWPQSEDEGPLNLTLDSDGGRELDCQLCGAWFETRKGLSSHARAHLRHLGISDPDAKGSPIDVLHGLIRRDGIQIRLPPGRGALAQLGRPPSTSTALSLLPPPPPAKKAKLKASGMASPWGKQDLSAAGIFWASDVEPSPLNLSSGPEPTRDIRCEFCGEFFENRKGLSSHARSHLRQMGVTEWYVNGSPIDTLREILKRRTQSRPGGHLHPPGPSPKALAKMVGSAGPGSSLEARSPSDLHISPLAKKLPLPPGSPLGHSPTASPPPTARKMFSGLATPSLPKKLKPEHMRVEIKREMLPGALHGEPHPSEGPWGAPREDMAPLNLSSRAEPVRDIRCEFCGEFFENRKGLSSHARSHLRQMGVTEWSVNGSPIDTLREILKKKSKLCLIKKEPPAGDLAPALTEDGSPTAAPGVMHSPLPLSPLATRPGKPGAGPTQVPRELSLSPITGSKPSATSYLGPVATKRPLQEDRFLPAEVKAKTYIQTELPFKAKTLHEKTSHSSTEACCELCGLYFENRKALASHARAHLRQFGVTEWCVNGSPIETLSEWIKHRPQKVGAYRSYIQGGRPFTKKFRSAGHGRDSDKRPPLGLAPGGLSLVGRSAGDEPGPEAGRAADSGERPLATSPPGTVKSEEHQRQNINKFERRQARPSDASAARGGEEANDLQQKLEEVRQPPPRVRPVPSLVPRPPQTSLVKFVGNIYTLKCRFCEVEFQGPLSIQEEWVRHLQRHILEMNFSKADPPPEEPQAPQAQTAAIEAP
- the Wiz gene encoding protein Wiz isoform X8, coding for MEGLLAGGLAAPDRPRGPERLPGPAPREDIEGGAEAAEGEGDIFRSSHYLPITKEGPRDILDGRSGISVANFDPGTFSLMRCDFCGAGFDTRAGLSSHARAHLRDFGITNWELTISPINILQELLATSAAELPPSPLGREPGGPPGSFLTSRRPRLPLTMPFPPTWAEDPGPVYGDGLCSEENTMVAMDLGSSLLPKKSLPVSGTLEQVASRLSSKVAAEVPQGSKQELPDLKAQSLTTCEVCGACFETRKGLSSHARSHLRQLGVAESESSGAPIDLLYELVKQKGLPDAPLGLPPNLTKKSNSPKEFVAGAARPGLLTLAKPMDAPAVNKAIKSPPGFSAKGLTHPSSSPLLKKAPLTLAGSPTPKNPEDKSPQLSLSPRPTSPKAQWPQSEDEGPLNLTLDSDGGRELDCQLCGAWFETRKGLSSHARAHLRHLGISDPDAKGSPIDVLHGLIRRDGIQIRLPPGRGALAQLGRPPSTSTALSLLPPPPPAKKAKLKASGMASPWGKQDLSAAGIFWASDVEPSPLNLSSGPEPTRDIRCEFCGEFFENRKGLSSHARSHLRQMGVTEWYVNGSPIDTLREILKRRTQSRPGGHLHPPGPSPKALAKMVGSAGPGSSLEARSPSDLHISPLAKKLPLPPGSPLGHSPTASPPPTARKMFSGLATPSLPKKLKPEHMRVEIKREMLPGALHGEPHPSEGPWGAPREDMAPLNLSSRAEPVRDIRCEFCGEFFENRKGLSSHARSHLRQMGVTEWSVNGSPIDTLREILKKKSKLCLIKKEPPAGDLAPALTEDGSPTAAPGVMHSPLPLSPLATRPGKPGAGPTQVPRELSLSPITGSKPSATSYLGPVATKRPLQEDRFLPAEVKAKTYIQTELPFKAKTLHEKTSHSSTEACCELCGLYFENRKALASHARAHLRQFGVTEWCVNGSPIETLSEWIKHRPQKVGAYRSYIQGGRPFTKKFRSAGHGRDSDKRPPLGLAPGGLSLVGRSAGDEPGPEAGRAADSGERPLATSPPGTVKSEEHQRQNINKFERRQARPSDASAARGGEEANDLQQKLEEVRQPPPRVRPVPSLVPRPPQTSLVKFVGNIYTLKCRFCEVEFQGPLSIQEEWVRHLQRHILEMNFSKADPPPEEPQAPQAQTAAIEAP